The following are encoded together in the Buteo buteo chromosome 2, bButBut1.hap1.1, whole genome shotgun sequence genome:
- the TRA2A gene encoding transformer-2 protein homolog alpha isoform X2 translates to MSDVEENNFEGRESRSQSKSPAGSPARVKSESRSGSRSPSRASKHSESHSRSRSKSRSRSRRHSHRRYTRSRSHSHSHSHRRRSRSRSYTPEYRRRRSRSHSPMSNRRRHTGSRANPDPNTCLGVFGLSLYTTERDLREVFSRYGPLTGVNVVYDQRTGRSRGFAFVYFERIDDSKEAMEHANGMELDGRRIRVDYSITKRAHTPTPGIYMGRPTHSGGGGGGGAGRRRDSYYDRGYDRGYDRYEEYDYRYRRRSPSPYYSRYRSRSRSRSYSPRRY, encoded by the exons GAGTCTCGCTCCCAGTCAAAATCTCCAGCTGGGAGTCCTGCTCGTGTAAAATCGGAGAGCAGGTCAGGATCTCGCAGTCCATCGAGGGCTTCCAAACATTCTGAATCGCACTCTAGGTCAAGGTCAAAATCAAG ATCCAGGTCCAGAAGACATTCGCACAGACGTTACACTCGTTCCAGATCCCATTCCCATTCTCATTCTCATAGGAGACGTTCTCGAAGCAGATCGTACACACCAGAATACCGTCGTCGAAGGAGCCGTAGTCATTCTCCAATGTCCAACAGGAGAAGGCACACTGGCAGCAGA GCTAATCCAGATCCTAATACATGTCTTGGAGTGTTTGGTCTCAGTTTGTATACTACTGAGAGAGATTTGCGTGAAGTCTTCTCCCGTTACGGACCATTGACTGGTGTCAATGTGGTTTATGATCAACGAACTGGACGATCAAGAGGATTTGCTTTCGTTTATTTTGAGAGAATTGATGACTCTAAAGAG GCAATGGAGCATGCAAATGGCATGGAGCTGGATGGCAGGAGGATTCGGGTGGATTATTCAATCACCAAGAGAGCACATACACCCACCCCAGGCATCTACATGGGCAGGCCAACGCA CAGTGGAGGAGGTGGTGGCGGTGGAGCAGGTCGTCGCCGTGACTCATATTATGATAGGGGGTATGACAGAGGATATGACAGATATGAAGAATATGACTACAGATACAG gaGACGATCACCATCGCCTTATTATAGTCGATACCGATCACGATCAAGATCCCGTTCCTATAGTCCAA ggcgcTACTGA
- the TRA2A gene encoding transformer-2 protein homolog alpha isoform X1, translating to MSNRRRHTGSRANPDPNTCLGVFGLSLYTTERDLREVFSRYGPLTGVNVVYDQRTGRSRGFAFVYFERIDDSKEAMEHANGMELDGRRIRVDYSITKRAHTPTPGIYMGRPTHSGGGGGGGAGRRRDSYYDRGYDRGYDRYEEYDYRYRRRSPSPYYSRYRSRSRSRSYSPRRY from the exons ATGTCCAACAGGAGAAGGCACACTGGCAGCAGA GCTAATCCAGATCCTAATACATGTCTTGGAGTGTTTGGTCTCAGTTTGTATACTACTGAGAGAGATTTGCGTGAAGTCTTCTCCCGTTACGGACCATTGACTGGTGTCAATGTGGTTTATGATCAACGAACTGGACGATCAAGAGGATTTGCTTTCGTTTATTTTGAGAGAATTGATGACTCTAAAGAG GCAATGGAGCATGCAAATGGCATGGAGCTGGATGGCAGGAGGATTCGGGTGGATTATTCAATCACCAAGAGAGCACATACACCCACCCCAGGCATCTACATGGGCAGGCCAACGCA CAGTGGAGGAGGTGGTGGCGGTGGAGCAGGTCGTCGCCGTGACTCATATTATGATAGGGGGTATGACAGAGGATATGACAGATATGAAGAATATGACTACAGATACAG gaGACGATCACCATCGCCTTATTATAGTCGATACCGATCACGATCAAGATCCCGTTCCTATAGTCCAA ggcgcTACTGA